The DNA segment TTGGGTACATGTTTATCCCAATTGTGAATCCGTTCCCCGAGGCCCGGgctcaagaacttgctctatttaattctatatgcaatctaaagttcccactttcgagttcaactaaagattcgtagataTTATTTCACTGTTAgttactcagcaaaataattaagaaTAGAATTAATAAACAATCCAATATGATAAATCGACTTTGTcgaattaaacttcaaacaacaacattcatgttttacCCATGACCCTAGAACAATGGGTCTTAGCCACTCAACTAGTGTTCATCACAAATAAGTTCAATTtcatcaaaatagcaaaaacaagagaagaaaaaaagaacttgatggtcaaaactcctccttgcctcttgcctctctatttcttgcactaaacTATGAAAACCTTCCCCCTTtaaccttgggcgagcttgactttatataggttaaggGGGTTTCTctccagatttccaattttacccctaaataacgtTTTTTCGGACTGGACACGCGCGAGCTCGCGCGTTTCTTCGCGTATGATTCTGCCTCGGCCTTTCTTACGTGTGAACTCCTGCGCGGCTTCGCGCGTTTCTTCGCACACTTGCAGCTTGATTTCGTCTATTTTTTCGTCTCGTCCTTGCGCGCACTCAACtccgaggggttgttcttgctcataaatcattccaatatccTCTTGAGAGCATCATataggctcctcatcctgcaatgtatacatatcacaattatagcctatttttcatcaattaaccataatatgtcattggaatataatcaagcggaagcataaacaataactaAATCAgctagatttcgcctattatcatATACACAATATTATTTTCCAGCAAAGAGGTATTAATACAACACATTCGGGAATCGGTAGGCTGGGCTGAGTCAGGTTGACAGAAGACCGAATCCCCTTTGCTAGAAACTTACATTATTTATACAaggttaaaattattttttattgaaTTCCCTTGACTTCTTTGTGTgcacttcttcaaattttaaaTTCCTTTTGTAAAAATTCTAGTTCCGCCACTACTAGTAGGACCCACAAATGGGCTCGTTGGTTCGACAAAACCTAATGCTTCGAAATCGAGTGCTAGTATATGCATGTATAGTGtgcaaaagcaaaatataaaattcaaaattcgctcaactcagaaTTTACTGTGTCTAAATTCTAGATTTACACTGTTGGcgattattaaaaggaattctgtaatttcaaaagaaaatttggagagttaattttcattattttagTTGAGAAAAGTAAAATAATGAGAGTTAATGagaaaagataataatgaaaattaACGTGTTGCTAAAAGTGGCCTCAACAACTAAACGTGCTAATTAAAGTAGCCCCAACATAATTTTGGGCTACAATCGACATTAATTTATCCTGCTGATATTAGACCTCTCTCCTTCCTtatttttttttgattctttttttgtGCGCAATAAACAGCCTCATTTTTATGGTATAAGAATATTTCGATCAATTCGTAGAGTAACTCAAGGCTTTAAGCTGAGTAcatttataaaagaaaaaaaatgcaaTATTGAAATGCCATGGATGATATAATATTTTTTCCACCTAAATTTACTAAAACTAAATAAAATACGTTTAATTAAAATGTGAAAGGTATTAAACCATCAATATTGCGTGCAAGGGCGGAGGTAGATAGTCGAGTGTGGGTTTGGCCGAACCCGGTAGCTTTGGTTCGAAACAtatatttgtcttaaaaaattcattgaatatgtataaattattagtttagaacccagtaacttaaaCCAATTAAAAACTCGAACTCATAAGCTTAAAATTTTGGCTCCGTCCTGATTGCGTGATCTTGGATAAAATGAAAGTTAGATATACGAGAAACATACGGACTAATGCCTAATTCCCATGTATTGTTAACTAGTAATATTAGAGGCTCAAAAAGGAAACGTGTAGTGCACTATTGGtttatttatgaatacatatagtcCTGGCAAAAACAATGTCGGTGTGCATTATTGGTTTATTTATGTTTGCTATATTTAGTTTGAAACATTCAAAATGATAGAGTATAATTTTAAGGATTGTATTTGATTCTTAGAATATTTTTGTATAATAGGATCATTCTGCATAatgcttttattttattaaaagattaaatataatttgttatacatatatataaataacTGTATTAGAAATGCAAACCATTCTGTTTATTTTCTCTACATCTTTCTACACAAAATACATATGAAGTAGCAAAATTACAAAAGGTAAACCTTTTCATGTTGTAAAACTTTTTCGATCTGTCTAATCACGACTAAGCAATACTCcttccggtccaaaataagtgattttttgattattttcacacatattaagaaattcatcttttaacattaattagcaatgaaattgaccatattaactttcactatctcttcacataaacactcctaacacatactccaacattaattcctccaagggcaatgtaggaaaaaaataattaatccaCTCTTGAAATCcggaaaaatcacttattttggaccacgagaaaaaaaccaaaaaaatacttattttggaccggaagCAGTAATTGACAAGGACATTTATTTCTTTTATAGTACTACTATTATTTAGCTAAATCTTATCACTCACCATTCATCATTAGCTTACTCTAGCTCTCCGTatatagtagtaaaatatgcTGTCCTAGTCTctataaataaacaaaaacttGATTACTAGCTACACAAATCCGACATTTCAAACCTCGAACTTCTTTTTGTTTGTATTCTTGAAAAGGAAGTGTCTGAATTTCTGCAACATAATGTTGGTTATATTCtttgttttatttagtataagcTCATGTGAAGGGAAAGTGCAGTTGCCGAAGAACGTAGTTGTAAAAGCAGTATTTGCATTTGGAGATTCAATAGTAGATCAAGGAAATAATAACGATATAATAACACTAGCAAAGTGTAATTTTCCACCTTATGGTAAGGACTTCAATGGTGGAATACCCACCGGAAGATTCTGCAACGGCAAGACGCCGCCAGACATCTTAGGTAACTTTTAATTCTCtttttttatgaaatttgatCATTTCCTCTcactctttttccccttttttttttggtttatttgtttgtttgtttgtttttgtatTAAGAAGAAAATATAAGTTTTATACActgattgtatatatttttatgtcTATCAAATGAAGTTCACCTACAACAACAGTAGATAACAGTTCATTACAAGTCTGATATGGTAACTTGAAGAATAAAACTATAACCTTTTATATAGTGCGAAGTCAGGAAATTCAATAAGAATGTTTAAATTTTAACATCCTTCGTCGGTGGATTATGAAGGGTGTTCAAAGTCTATTTTTTCTTATCAAAATATAATAAGTAATATTTTACTCTATATATATCAGTGGCGGATCCAAGATTTTATGCAAGGGGATTAAATATTGTAAAGAAGTGAACCGTAAAAAGTTTCTGCGAATGGGTTTATTGAAACTTTTTGAATCTAAATGTAATGTCAAACGGGTACATCAAAAAAATTCAAATCTAAATGAGATTTAAACTATCGTCGAAACTCATGCTAATGATATGTTGAATTAAAACTTATACATTGATTTGTTTTGAAGTAATCTTTTTTGCACATCAAAAGAAGTGAAATTGTAGTAAAAAAGGGCATTCTAaggaagaaaagccaaaaaaaaattatcatgtataataaataaaataaaaaatgagcaAAAGATAATTGCAAAAACAACTATTTTAATAATTCAATAAGACAAAGAAGTTCACAGTTGAAGGCCAACAATAGAATCATATTTGCCTCACCTTTTCAAAGGtgcagaaagaaaaaaagaaaaaagaaaaaagaaaaaagaaaaaagaaaaaagaaaaaaaaagaaaagaaaaaagaaaaaaaaagaaaagaaaaaaaaaagttacaatgGGTGGGAAGCAGGGATCGAATCTAGGCACTTAGAGTAAGTTTGAACCCTCTTGACCACTAAGCTAAGTTTTAGTATTGTTTCAAGGAAATGCaacattttataaatataatatatatatatcaataaaaatcaaatTTAATCCTATATGCACAATTTTCCGGCAAGGGAATTCAGATGAACCCCTTCCACCACTCTAAATCCGTCACTGTTATATACAGTATAATTTTTCAGGGTGTTCAGTTGATTACCTTGGCCCCACATCGCTTCGCTCCTGCTGCTATATCTAAGTTAATTGCATTTGCCCTGTAATTAGTCGATTTGCTAATTTGGAAAAGTTTCCATCCGTGTAATGAAGTTAAATTGAAAAAACAAGTCCATAAAAGGATGAATTTGCATGGCTCGTAGCGTCACTTCAGCATCTTTCCTGCTGGAGTTTACTGGggtaagaatagttttcttttactttttaaggttattattattactcaaaaGAGTTTAAATGGAAAATGCATGGTCAGCCTATGGTTAATTCTCGTAGATTAGTGAATTTGAATAGCGAAACGATCGACTTGTTTTCACTTTTTATTGGACGTGAGGAATTTTGCAAAAACATGAGTTGGTTAAGAAATTGTTTAATTTTAATAATAGTAAATGGAGATCCCTGATCATTGGCCCATTAGCAGAAGTAGGATTTTCATCGAgagaattcaaaaaataaaataaaaaaaacacacgaagaaaaaaataataatcttaTATACACAGTGTAATTTTTAGCGACGAGAATTTGGTTGAACCCCTTCCGCTCACGTAGCTCCACCCCTGAATTCATCCTATCAAAGAAAACAACATTCAACTGCATTATGCAACTTTCCCTGAGTCATTCTCTAGTAGTTAGGTTGGAGTTTTCAAGCATTTATTGAAAAATAGAAGAGTTGGCTAATTCATGGCCATAAGTgtaattggaaaagtcaacttgTGACAAACAATCTCCTAATTTCCTAAAGATGTTATTCAAAATAATTTCCTCTTTGTTGTGATCACATTGTCAAGTGAATTTCAttattaatatatacaattaaagTTCTTTAATATTTAGTAAATATAAAACGGAAATATGATAGTAATTAGAAGAGTTTGACATAACTCCATGTTTGTCAATTTCAGTGGAAGAACTAGGGGTAGCAGAGCTGGTACCAGCTTACCTTGATCCAAATTTGAAAACTGAAGATCTAAAAACTGGAGTAAGCTTTGCATCAGGAGGTTGTGGATTTGACCCTTTAACAACTACCCTCGCGGTAATTTTTTACTCGTTATTATTCGATAGGTTAAAACTAACAATTACTGATTACTGCTCCTTTCGTTTTACATGTGATCATGTTTGACTGAACACAAGAAAAAAACAAACACTAACACTTGGtcctattttttattttattttattataatcaGACGGCCATACCCCTGTCAACACAATTAAATCAATTCGAAGAATATATTGAGAAGCTGAAAGCGTTAGTCGgggaagaagaaaccaactaTATTTTGGAAAATAGCCTATTCCTGGTGGTTGCTGGCAGTGATGATATTGCCAATACTTACTTCTCCGCTGGAATTCGCCTGAAGCAGGATATTAACTCATATACTAATTTTATGGTGGCCAAAGCTTCTGAATTTCTCCAAGTTAGTATATACATACCTTAGTCATTGCTCAAATGGTCAATTAACTATCCAAAATTACCTACTAAAGTCATCCTTTTTAGTTTGTAACTGCAGAGTCACTTAATTATGTCTATAGCACTCAAAatgtcactcaactagatttctcaaacttttgattgccaaatacctattttaccctctaaattatcaatttttgtcttctttttatttatttatttattttaatattttaatattatgattctttttttgtttaatttatattatggacttagctatagaataaataatttttgtttataaattaaaaaaataaaaatagtatttaagcatatataatgttggaataataaaatattgagcataataaaaaaaaattaactagaATCATTTGTTCGTAATAATAATTTTGATAATAACAACAAAAgctcaaaaatttatttatacaattgagaatgaaagaaattaaaagttttataatatatattccatgcacgtaatataaataaattatttaaaataaaggtatttttatcatatacattatatattcttgaatattatgctcaattatattattattccgAGTTTCCGACATTATATATGCTAGAAaattaagtttttatttttattatataaataaaatcTATTTGTCTTATAAGTAAGTCCATAATGTAGattaaaaagaggaaaatatcataatattttaaaagtaaaaaaaaaaggaagaagaaaaagttGATAATTTagaaggtaaaataggtatttgataATTAAAAGTTTGAGAAACCTGGTTAAGTAACCTTAATTATGAGTGCTATAAGCATAGTTAAGTGACTTTTTTGttacaaacaaaagaaaaatgacttTACTAGATAAATTCGAATAGTTGAGtaattatttaaataataaaCTCTAGCTTTATATAACACGAGCCGATGGGTTCTAAAATTTGGACGATCAGAAAAAGGAAAGAATTCTCTATATATAAAGAGAATGGATAGTTGTTTATTACTAATTATTAAAAAGACTGCTTTTTCAGTAAGTATGTATTGACTCAATTGTTTTTTTCTCCTTTGTCGAAGGAATTGTACAAGTTAGGAGCaagaaaaattggatttttcgGAATTCCACCACTAGGATGTTTGCCATCGCAGAGAACACTAGCTGGAGGGTTCAACAGAGTATGTGTTCAAGAATACAATCAAGCAGCGCAATTGGCCAACACCAAACTCTCTGCTGCACTTAATTCATTATCCAAAAACTTACCTCAATCCAAGCTCGTCTTCATCGATATATATAATCCTATACTCGATCTTATTGTCAACCCCCAAAAATATGGTACGATACACATAACCCTTCTATATATTCACGAGTTTCTTACAAAAAATTATACTATCAGATCACCTTTAACTTGTCGTAGCAGACAACTTGTTATATTTTCAACAATAGATAATTTTAGGATGATTTGATAGTGCAAAATAATTTCTTCACACGTGCTTCTAATTAatttttgtctttattttctTGTATTATGCTTTTATGAATTTTGTTATTATGGATTGGTTGTAGGATTAGAAGAAGTAGAGAAAGGGTGTTGTGGCACAGGAAAAATAGAGGTGACATTACTATGCAACAAATTCAGTGGAACATGTGAAGATGATACAAAGTATTTATTTTGGGATAGTTATCATCCCACTGAGAAAGCTTACAGGATTCTTGTTAATCAGATTCTTAAAAAATATATCAACAACTT comes from the Nicotiana sylvestris chromosome 4, ASM39365v2, whole genome shotgun sequence genome and includes:
- the LOC104223159 gene encoding GDSL esterase/lipase EXL3; this translates as MLVIFFVLFSISSCEGKVQLPKNVVVKAVFAFGDSIVDQGNNNDIITLAKCNFPPYGKDFNGGIPTGRFCNGKTPPDILVEELGVAELVPAYLDPNLKTEDLKTGVSFASGGCGFDPLTTTLATAIPLSTQLNQFEEYIEKLKALVGEEETNYILENSLFLVVAGSDDIANTYFSAGIRLKQDINSYTNFMVAKASEFLQELYKLGARKIGFFGIPPLGCLPSQRTLAGGFNRVCVQEYNQAAQLANTKLSAALNSLSKNLPQSKLVFIDIYNPILDLIVNPQKYGLEEVEKGCCGTGKIEVTLLCNKFSGTCEDDTKYLFWDSYHPTEKAYRILVNQILKKYINNFL